One genomic segment of Centroberyx gerrardi isolate f3 chromosome 4, fCenGer3.hap1.cur.20231027, whole genome shotgun sequence includes these proteins:
- the hmg20a gene encoding high mobility group protein 20A isoform X2, whose translation MDEQTGSPGANTDNSSQRNGDEKPRRGSWTKGRKRKKPVKDSNAPKAPLTGYVRFMNDRREQLRAERPDVPFPEITRMLGNEWSKLPAEEKQRYLDEAERDKERYMRELEKYQKTEAYKHFTRKVQEKQKGKRHRGDGGHQVASEALLEKDAEGKDRSVFDIPIFTEEFLNHSKAREAEMRQLRKTNMEYEERNAALQKHVESMRGAVERLEGDVMQERGRNGLLHQHLETLRQALTSSFSSVPLPGSGETPNLESIDSYMKKLHSIIVSSPQDHENLINTVRDVVNRLDR comes from the exons ATGGATGAGCAGACAGGCTCTCCTGGAGCCAACACCGACAACAGCAGCCAGAGAAATGGAGATGAG AAGCCCCGGCGTGGCAGCTGGAccaaggggaggaagaggaagaagccgGTGAAGGACAGCAATGCACCCAAGGCCCCCCTGACGGGCTACGTTCGCTTCATGAACGACAGGCGGGAGCAGCTACGGGCCGAGCGTCCGGACGTCcccttcccagagatcaccagGATGCTGGGCAACGAGTGGAGCAAGCTGCCCGCCGAGGAGAAGCAG cgCTACTTGGATGAGGCAGAGCGAGATAAGGAGCGCTACATGCGGGAGCTGGAGAAGTACCAGAAGACGGAGGCCTACAAACATTTCACCAGGAAGGTCCAGGAGAAGCAGAAGGGCAAGAGACACCGGGGAG aTGGTGGGCACCAGGTAGCCAGCGAGGCTCTTCTGGAG AAGGACGCAGAGGGGAAGGACAGATCTGTGTTTGACATCCCTATCTTCACCGAGGAGTTTCTCAACCACAGCAAAG CGCGTGAGGCAGAGATGCGGCAGCTGCGCAAGACCAACATGGAGTACGAGGAGCGCAATGCGGCGCTGCAGAAACACGTGGAGAGCATGCGAGGGGCGGTCGAGCGGCTGGAAGGCGACGTGATGCAGGAGAGGGGACGCAACGGGCTCCTCCACCAGCACCTGGAGACCCTGCGCCAGGCCCTCACCTCCAGCTTCTCCTCCGTACCCCTGCCTG GCAGCGGAGAGACGCCCAATCTTGAATCCATTGACTCCTACATGAAGAAGCTCCACAGCATCATCGTCAGTAGCCCCCAAGACCACGAGAACCTCATCAACACCGTGAGAGACGTGGTCAACCGTCTGGACAGGTAA
- the hmg20a gene encoding high mobility group protein 20A isoform X3 translates to MDEQTGSPGANTDNSSQRNGDEKPRRGSWTKGRKRKKPVKDSNAPKAPLTGYVRFMNDRREQLRAERPDVPFPEITRMLGNEWSKLPAEEKQRYLDEAERDKERYMRELEKYQKTEAYKHFTRKVQEKQKGKRHRGDGGHQVASEALLEDAEGKDRSVFDIPIFTEEFLNHSKAREAEMRQLRKTNMEYEERNAALQKHVESMRGAVERLEGDVMQERGRNGLLHQHLETLRQALTSSFSSVPLPGSGETPNLESIDSYMKKLHSIIVSSPQDHENLINTVRDVVNRLDR, encoded by the exons ATGGATGAGCAGACAGGCTCTCCTGGAGCCAACACCGACAACAGCAGCCAGAGAAATGGAGATGAG AAGCCCCGGCGTGGCAGCTGGAccaaggggaggaagaggaagaagccgGTGAAGGACAGCAATGCACCCAAGGCCCCCCTGACGGGCTACGTTCGCTTCATGAACGACAGGCGGGAGCAGCTACGGGCCGAGCGTCCGGACGTCcccttcccagagatcaccagGATGCTGGGCAACGAGTGGAGCAAGCTGCCCGCCGAGGAGAAGCAG cgCTACTTGGATGAGGCAGAGCGAGATAAGGAGCGCTACATGCGGGAGCTGGAGAAGTACCAGAAGACGGAGGCCTACAAACATTTCACCAGGAAGGTCCAGGAGAAGCAGAAGGGCAAGAGACACCGGGGAG aTGGTGGGCACCAGGTAGCCAGCGAGGCTCTTCTGGAG GACGCAGAGGGGAAGGACAGATCTGTGTTTGACATCCCTATCTTCACCGAGGAGTTTCTCAACCACAGCAAAG CGCGTGAGGCAGAGATGCGGCAGCTGCGCAAGACCAACATGGAGTACGAGGAGCGCAATGCGGCGCTGCAGAAACACGTGGAGAGCATGCGAGGGGCGGTCGAGCGGCTGGAAGGCGACGTGATGCAGGAGAGGGGACGCAACGGGCTCCTCCACCAGCACCTGGAGACCCTGCGCCAGGCCCTCACCTCCAGCTTCTCCTCCGTACCCCTGCCTG GCAGCGGAGAGACGCCCAATCTTGAATCCATTGACTCCTACATGAAGAAGCTCCACAGCATCATCGTCAGTAGCCCCCAAGACCACGAGAACCTCATCAACACCGTGAGAGACGTGGTCAACCGTCTGGACAG
- the hmg20a gene encoding high mobility group protein 20A isoform X1 — protein MDEQTGSPGANTDNSSQRNGDEKPRRGSWTKGRKRKKPVKDSNAPKAPLTGYVRFMNDRREQLRAERPDVPFPEITRMLGNEWSKLPAEEKQRYLDEAERDKERYMRELEKYQKTEAYKHFTRKVQEKQKGKRHRGDGGHQVASEALLEKDAEGKDRSVFDIPIFTEEFLNHSKAREAEMRQLRKTNMEYEERNAALQKHVESMRGAVERLEGDVMQERGRNGLLHQHLETLRQALTSSFSSVPLPGSGETPNLESIDSYMKKLHSIIVSSPQDHENLINTVRDVVNRLDR, from the exons ATGGATGAGCAGACAGGCTCTCCTGGAGCCAACACCGACAACAGCAGCCAGAGAAATGGAGATGAG AAGCCCCGGCGTGGCAGCTGGAccaaggggaggaagaggaagaagccgGTGAAGGACAGCAATGCACCCAAGGCCCCCCTGACGGGCTACGTTCGCTTCATGAACGACAGGCGGGAGCAGCTACGGGCCGAGCGTCCGGACGTCcccttcccagagatcaccagGATGCTGGGCAACGAGTGGAGCAAGCTGCCCGCCGAGGAGAAGCAG cgCTACTTGGATGAGGCAGAGCGAGATAAGGAGCGCTACATGCGGGAGCTGGAGAAGTACCAGAAGACGGAGGCCTACAAACATTTCACCAGGAAGGTCCAGGAGAAGCAGAAGGGCAAGAGACACCGGGGAG aTGGTGGGCACCAGGTAGCCAGCGAGGCTCTTCTGGAG AAGGACGCAGAGGGGAAGGACAGATCTGTGTTTGACATCCCTATCTTCACCGAGGAGTTTCTCAACCACAGCAAAG CGCGTGAGGCAGAGATGCGGCAGCTGCGCAAGACCAACATGGAGTACGAGGAGCGCAATGCGGCGCTGCAGAAACACGTGGAGAGCATGCGAGGGGCGGTCGAGCGGCTGGAAGGCGACGTGATGCAGGAGAGGGGACGCAACGGGCTCCTCCACCAGCACCTGGAGACCCTGCGCCAGGCCCTCACCTCCAGCTTCTCCTCCGTACCCCTGCCTG GCAGCGGAGAGACGCCCAATCTTGAATCCATTGACTCCTACATGAAGAAGCTCCACAGCATCATCGTCAGTAGCCCCCAAGACCACGAGAACCTCATCAACACCGTGAGAGACGTGGTCAACCGTCTGGACAG